From a single Erpetoichthys calabaricus chromosome 1, fErpCal1.3, whole genome shotgun sequence genomic region:
- the LOC114664099 gene encoding interferon-induced very large GTPase 1-like gives METSLEQRTGMKDGENDEYMKEKQNEYIQEINGTNKQTENNEQKEMTESKYMTEHGNDQKAIQTESAREMTGKVVKSEKEKEFISLLEKLGIKEPYKKSMCKTDAIVIKKMALCEIQPMNNKDLPYFYLERLIMMDYRMRYLFCQEIDSSTSSESQKKGQVDLSLDDFFSDNCEDEEEVDTHQSGHIHPMDLQMALLHCADDFLKQYLYSKLSLCQYALPFLVPDPCSSNIEFPLWSFRQIKISCKDTNAQSSKVSSAVQTDMPLVSFIRLGSSLVSKSHIMNMVLNRQKHNTFFHRHCKGSKRDNVLIDGVVEIAWFSSGGRKDDVFEDCIAFTNLHGDARQYDKQVNFLLEISAVNVVFISDSGLKEQDKVFLKNFFDSPQPLICLHADKEIIKGSRSGQRFRIGLKNRNEAELTEEIISILKHCLSISKKTIRIEACSDIAMRHGFVVDEDNKDCREGRALAETVVCLVKDKSLLERKEAFLPLQGHMWHKWCQEDKELYRLKQKGNKSIEQYRSEIEARKKKIREDQLRRAFPLNDLMKNLIDILHSHSKPIKMYFLQWLKVFLDELLAESVLGLQQQYHETWLQMQTLQNKLNSPNEISELQSLLDELSNQISDCIFDLKHILREMGQIFEASQTVKTIDGNCIASLPGIATELLISGHPLELMDGDAAHVPVKWICSVLDKVQEKLGDVNLLVLSVLGLQSSGKSTLLNAMFGLQFDVSAGRCTRGAFMQLIKVDDEIQAEIKYDYILVVDTEGLRATELSNKKSLSHDNELATFVIGLGNMTVINIFGENPSEIQDILQISVQAFLRMKQVNLSPSCLFVHQNVEETGAKDKNMEARRRLQEKLDEMTRVAAEEEECSVKCFSDVIRFDVNTQTHYFAHLWEGNPPMAPPNPSYSQNVQDLKRVILNAAMLQENQKIPKISDFKLRVQDLWRALLSENFVFSFRNSLEISTYHRLEVKYCEWTWALRCHVLELENKLVNEIENNSKTKTEISKEVNQTYNRVKEDIEKYFKHERNLEILVQWKANIEMKYEQLRDQLIEELNRKCQILIQAKQSRKRVDENSTRREQNLLKQSKDLAEKLRTKNPSETVMQEEFEKLWEEWEKDTARDFTPPPEIDIAGDIEAILLSHFKRHPYVCDKVQNRKAMDETLDTPSSYNPLELATKFMVYMKQTWNEFNARKPKQTKTKMSKGLMLEDYKQTESITNKITEAVMNYIHEKEKEKVDYSPNHMHGVLSIISNGLEASSSQIPTFQYKEEYRFDLSLHLCEVATFRFTKMHQAFRAANDPLLYLKSMKDTYYKMFKTLCRGASSVTIFVDFLSSKLEAALHQAVVDQVCIDIANEMRQNCPQLKESKINLEYHLLKDMAEKEDFSRFWDYISIPKYFFQNYIKTCVYNYCRDNKLIKPLSEKRLEELKSIVLTAISKATTTALTSLTNNKNPEESKLSKWLDVFCEELEKCLKLPRNTLTHMEDEEISDMDLLQESLTKALATSVENISKKFASAALVDLRNAKQQPEDSLFTLLSGCWEQCPFCAAICTNSIEGHSGDHSVPFHRPKAVYGGWWYKTDHFVIDICTSLVASDCSIVLSDTHRVPCKQYRKAGPKYERWRILPDDSELKYWKWFVCRFQKELEDKYQRKFEDRGKIPYQWKQIKKTEIFDEL, from the coding sequence ATGGAAACAAGCTTAGAGCAGCGTACAGGTATGAAAGATGGAGAGAATGATGAGTAtatgaaggaaaaacaaaatgaatacattcagGAGATAAAtggaacaaataaacaaactgaaaacaatGAGCAGAAGGAAATGACAGAAAGTAAATATATGACCGAGCATGGAAATGACCAGAAGGCGATACAAACAGAAAGCGCAAGAGAAATGACTGGCAAGGTGGTAAAgagtgagaaggagaaagaattCATCAGTTTGCTTGAAAAGCTGGGCATCAAGGAACCCTATAAAAAATCAATGTGTAAAACAGATgcaattgttattaagaagatgGCTCTTTGTGAAATTCAGCCAATGAATAACAAGGATCTGCCTTATTTCTATCTGGAAAGACTCATTATGATGGATTACAGAATGAGATATTTATTTTGTCAGGAAATTGACTCATCTACTTCAAGTGAGAGTCAGAAGAAAGGTCAGGTGGATTTATCACTTGATGACTTTTTTAGTGACAACTGTGAGGATGAAGAAGAGGTGGATACACATCAGTCAGGACACATCCATCCCATGGATCTCCAGATGGCTCTTCTCCACTGTGCTGATGACTTCCTGAAGCAGTATCTGTATTCCAAGCTCTCTCTCTGCCAGTATGCTCTGCCATTTTTGGTTCCTGATCCTTGCAGCTCAAACATTGAATTTCCTTTGTGGTCTTTTCGTCAAATTAAAATCAGCTGCAAAGATACAAACGCACAGAGCAGTAAAGTGAGTTCTGCGGTTCAGACAGACATGCCGCTGGTATCTTTTATAAGACTTGGCTCATCGTTAGTGTCTAAATCTCATATCATGAACATGGTCCTGAACAGACAGAAGCACAACACCTTCTTCCATCGACACTGCAAAGGCAGCAAGCGAGACAATGTGCTGATAGATGGTGTGGTAGAGATTGCCTGGTTCAGCTCTGGTGGCAGAAAGGATGATGTCTTTGAAGACTGCATTGCATTCACCAACCTACACGGAGATGCCAGGCAATATGACAAGCAGGTCAATTTCTTACTTGAGATTTCTGCCGTCAATGTGGTTTTCATTTCAGATTCAGGTCTGAAAGAACAGGATAAAGTATTCCTGAAGAACTTCTTTGATTCACCACAACCACTAATTTGCCTTCATGctgataaagaaataattaaagggaGTAGATCAGGGCAGAGATTTAGAATAGGATTGAAGAACAGGAATGAAGCAGAACTTACAGAGGAGATCATCTCCATCCTCAAACATTGTCTGTCCATATCAAAGAAGACGATCCGAATAGAAGCATGCTCAGACATTGCAATGCGACATGGCTTTGTTGTTGATGAAGACAATAAAGACTGTAGAGAAGGAAGAGCCCTTGCAGAGACTGTTGTGTGTCTGGTTAAAGACAAGAGCTTACTAGAAAGGAAGGAGGCATTTCTGCCACTTCAGGGTCATATGTGGCACAAGTGGTGTCAGGAAGACAAAGAGCTTTACCGCTTGaaacagaaaggaaacaaaagtaTTGAACAGTATAGGAGTGAGATTGAGGCTAGAAAGAAGAAGATAAGGGAAGACCAATTAAGGAGAGCTTTCCCACTAAATGATCTCATGAAAAATCTGATTGATATCCTGCATTCACATTCAAAacctattaaaatgtattttttgcaatGGCTGAAGGTCTTCCTGGATGAACTGCTAGCAGAATCCGTTCTTGGACTTCAGCAGCAATACCACGAGACTTGGTTACAAATGCAGAcactacaaaataaattaaactcgCCCAATGAGATAAGTGAACTTCAGTCTTTATTAGATGAGTTGTCAAATCAAATCAGTGACTGTATCTTTGATCTCAAACACATCTTGAGAGAAATGGGCCAAATTTTTGAAGCCTCTCAGACAGTGAAAACAATTGATGGTAACTGCATTGCATCACTGCCTGGAATTGCAACTGAGCTCCTTATATCTGGTCATCCTCTGGAACTCATGGATGGAGATGCTGCCCATGTACCTGTGAAGTGGATTTGCTCAGTCTTGGATAAAGTGCAGGAGAAGCTGGGTGATGTGAATCTTCTTGTATTGTCCGTACTTGGCCTTCAGAGCAGTGGCAAATCTACTTTACTGAATGCCATGTTTGGCCTGCAATTTGATGTGAGTGCAGGGAGATGCACCAGAGGGGCTTTCATGCAGTTAATAAAAGTGGATGATGAAATTCAAGCAGAGATAAAATATGATTATATTCTTGTAGTGGACACGGAGGGTTTGAGAGCAACAGAGTTGTCAAACAAGAAATCATTAAGCCATGATAATGAGTTGGCTACATTTGTTATAGGTCTGGGCAACATGACTGTAATTAATATCTTTGGAGAAAATCCCTCAGAGATTCAAGACattcttcagatttctgttcAGGCTTTTTTAAGAATGAAGCAAGTGAATCTTTCTCCAAGCTGCCTCTTTGTCCATCAGAATGTTGAAGAGACTGGGGCTAAGGATAAAAATATGGAGGCCAGACGCCGACTCCAGGAGAAACTGGATGAGATGACACGAGTTGCTGCAGAAGAGGAGGAGTGCAGTGTAAAATGCTTCAGTGATGTCATCAGATttgatgtaaacacacaaactcaTTACTTTGCTCATCTGTGGGAAGGCAACCCACCAATGGCTCCTCCTAATCCGAGTTACAGTCAGAATGTCCAGGACCTCAAAAGAGTCATTCTTAATGCAGCCATGCTACAAGAGAATCAAAAGATCCCAAAGATTTCTGATTTTAAATTACGTGTCCAGGACCTCTGGAGAGCTCTTCTCAGtgaaaattttgttttcagttttagaaACTCATTGGAGATTTCAACATATCATAGGCTGGAAGTGAAATACTGTGAATGGACCTGGGCACTGAGATGTCACGTACTAGAACTGGAGAATAAACTTGTCaatgaaatagaaaataattCTAAAACCAAAACAGAAATTAGTAAAGAGGTTAATCAGACATATAACAGAGTGAAAGAGGACATTGAGAAGTATTTCAAACATGAGAGAAACCTGGAAATACTTGTTCAATGGAAAGCCAACATAGAGATGAAATATGAACAACTGAGGGATCAGCTCATTGAGgaattgaacagaaaatgtcagaTATTAATACAGGCAAAGCAAAGCCGCAAGAGGGTGGATGAGAATAGTACCAGACGTGAGCAGAATCTGTTGAAGCAAAGTAAAGATTTGGCAGAAAAACTGAGAACCAAAAACCCTAGTGAAACAGTGATGCAGGAGGAGTTTGAAAAGCTTTGGGAGGAATGGGAGAAAGACACTGCCAGAGACTTCACTCCTCCTCCTGAGATTGATATTGCAGGTGACATAGAAGCCATCCTTCTTAGCCATTTTAAACGCCACCCTTATGTATGTGATAAAGTTCAAAACAGAAAAGCAATGGATGAGACTCTTGACACCCCTTCAAGTTATAATCCTCTTGAATTAGCAACAAAGTTTATGGTTTACATGAAACAAACGTGGAATGAATTCAATGCTAGGAAACCAAAGCAAACTAAGACAAAAATGTCTAAAGGTTTAATGTTAGAAGACTACAAGCAGACAGAAAGTATAACAAATAAAATCACAGAGGCAGTTATGAATTACATACatgaaaaagagaaggagaaggtTGATTATAGTCCAAACCACATGCATGGAGTTTTATCCATTATATCCAATGGCTTAGAAGCTTCCAGTTCACAAATTCCAACATTCCAATATAAAGAGGAGTACAGGTTTGACTTATCTCTTCATTTATGTGAAGTGGCAACCTTCAGGTTCACAAAAATGCATCAAGCGTTCCGTGCAGCCAATGACCCACTTCTCTACTTAAAGAGCATGAAGGACACTTACTACAAAATGTTTAAGACTCTTTGTAGAGGAGCGTCGTCTGTCACTATATTTGTTGACTTCCTGTCAAGTAAACTTGAGGCTGCCTTACATCAGGCTGTTGTGGATCAAGTCTGCATTGACATAGCAAATGAGATGAGGCAGAACTGCCCGCAACTTAAAGAAAGTAAAATCAATTTAGAATACCACCTGTTGAAAGACATGGCAGAGAAGGAGGACTTTAGTAGATTCTGGGATTACATTAGCATtccaaagtatttttttcaaaactaCATAAAAACCTGTGTTTATAATTATTGCAGGGACAATAAGTTAATAAAACCACTTTCTGAAAAGAGACTTGAAGAACTGAAGTCTATAGTTTTAACTGCCATTTCTAAAGCAACAACAACTGCTCTGACATCCCTGACAAACAACAAGAACCCAGAGGAAAGCAAATTGTCTAAATGGCTGGATGTGTTCTGTGAAGAACTTGAAAAATGCTTAAAATTACCAAGAAACACCTTGACACATATGGAGGATGAGGAAATCAGTGACATGGACTTACTACAGGAGTCTCTAACAAAAGCACTAGCGACATCAGTAGAAAATATCAGTAAGAAGTTTGCTTCAGCTGCATTGGTTGACTTGAGGAATGCAAAACAACAGCCAGAGGACAGTCTCTTTACACTCCTAAGTGGGTGCTGGGAGCAGTGTCCTTTCTGTGCTGCCATCTGCACAAACTCAATTGAAGGCCACAGTGGAGACCACAGTGTGCCTTTTCACCGACCTAAGGCAGTGTATGGTGGGTGGTGGTACAAAACAGATCATTTTGTCATTGATATTTGCACTAGTCTTGTTGCAAGTGACTGTTCCATTGTGCTGAGTGACACACATCGTGTTCCATGTAAACAATACAGAAAAGCAGGGCCAAAGTATGAAAGATGGAGAATTCTACCTGATGATTCAGAACTCAAATACTGGAAGTGGTTTGTCTGCCGTTTCCAAAAGGAACTGGAGGACAAGTACCAGAGAAAGTTTGAGGACCGGGGTAAAATTCCTTATCAGtggaagcaaattaaaaaaacagaaatttttgatGAACTTTAA